Proteins from a single region of Oryza brachyantha chromosome 6, ObraRS2, whole genome shotgun sequence:
- the LOC102701000 gene encoding uncharacterized RING finger protein P32A8.03c-like, which yields MEEDSGRSTSTTGFLRRGSSASLKNQGNEEKERPNKTKLNPMKDRWADNKEKPRYLREPFRSSGNKAACPSSSKTPIRKYYEEKQGRPFLAQADNAESSSRRTEANRLQCSKKAVVEEDAHPYGQQAEPEDLLSTSTTEDQPAEFGADLLDSSVSSEMSSHAFGSVVRNTALRSKSRQQKDKEELPQIRPQTASPFVNRSTIPRNSTNGVKSPNASGSGVQRRTLKNLGCTSISDVLPSGCSSSNSVHNKRAEVMRNKAFDGESSSRPRGLNGHSSLGHSPAMYSGITGPRIRAAEQSASQQTRTSSRIVQEPADSVRARRPYTQHARARMPNEREDSVFSLRETVTRTRQPEWSHFSLDEAPPRRSMRPFSMELPHEIYSSSRQGSSNQTARSRSSYRPEESPPQMFHDLLVERDSYRRINMEGITEVLLALDRIGQDDELSYEQLLVLETNLFLSGLGLHDQHRDMRMDIDNMSYEELLALEERIGSVSTALSDEQLVKCLNRTVYKLPNSDLEVNRAVLDDIKCSICQEEYIEGEEVGRMHCEHQYHVSCISEWLRQKNWCPICKTSAIPSEMDKRGT from the exons ATGGAGGAAGATTCTGGTAGATCCACATCGACAACTGGTTTTCTTAGAAGAGGCTCTAGTGCCTCCTTAAAAAATCAAGGCAacgaggagaaggagaggccaaacaaaacaaagctCAATCCAATGAAAGATAGGTGGGCTGACAATAAGGAGAAGCCAAGATATTTACGTGAGCCATTTCGTTCATCAGGCAATAAGGCTGCATGTCCAAGCTCTTCAAAAACTCCTATCAGGAAATATTACGAGGAAAAGCAAGGGCGTCCGTTCTTGGCACAGGCAGACAATGCGGAAAGCAGTAGCAGAAGAACCGAGGCCAACCGTTTGCAGTGTAGCAAGAAAGCTGTTGTTGAGGAGGATGCACATCCATATGGTCAGCAGGCTGAGCCAGAAGATTTATTGTCCACATCTACTACTGAAGATCAGCCTGCAGAATTTGGTGCTGATCTATTAGATTCTTCTGTTTCTTCAGAGATGTCTTCACACGCATTTGGTTCTGTAGTCAGAAATACTGCATTGAGATCCAAATCACGTCAGCAGAAGGATAAAGAAGAATTGCCTCAGATTAGACCACAAACTGCTTCTCCTTTTGTTAATCGGTCTACGATACCTAGAAATTCTACCAATGGTGTGAAATCACCAAATGCTTCTGGTTCTGGGGTACAGAGACGGACTCTAAAAAACCTTGGCTGCACATCAATATCTGATGTTTTGCCTTCTGGCTGTTCTTCATCTAATTCTGTTCATAATAAGAGGGCTGAGGTTATGAGAAACAAGGCATTTGATGGAGAGAGTTCTTCTAGACCAAGGGGCTTAAATGGACACTCTAGTTTAGGCCATTCACCTGCCATGTATTCTGGCATCACTGGTCCTAGAATCAGAGCTGCTGAACAATCAGCTTCTCAACAAACAAGGACAAGTAGCAGAATTGTTCAGGAGCCTGCAGATTCTGTAAGGGCTAGGCGACCTTATACTCAGCATGCCAGAGCAAGAATGCCAAATGAAAGGGAGGATAGTGTGTTTTCTCTTCGTGAGACTGTTACAAGGACCCGCCAACCAGAATGGTCTCATTTTTCCTTGGATGAAGCACCCCCACGGAGATCGATGAGGCCTTTCTCTATGGAATTACCTCATGAGATATACTCTTCTAGTCGGCAAGGCTCAAGTAATCAGACAGCAAGGAGCAGATCAAGTTATCGACCTGAGGAAAGTCCTCCACAAATGTTTCATGATCTGCTAGTGGAGAGAGATAGCTACAGGCGTATAAACATGGAAGGGATCACTGAG GTGTTGCTAGCATTGGACAGGATTGGACAGGATGATGAATTGTCATATGAG CAATTGCTGGTGCTGGAAACTAACCTGTTTCTTAGCGGCCTTGGCCTGCATGACCAGCACAGAGATATGAGGATGGATATTGACAACATGTCTTATGAG GAACTATTAGCATTAGAGGAGCGAATTGGCTCTGTCAGCACTGCCCTATCTGATGAGCAGCTTGTGAAGTGTCTCAATCGAACTGTGTATAAGTTACCAAATTCAGATCTTGAAGTGAACAGAGCTGTACTAGATGACATCAAGTGCAGCATATGTCAG GAGGAATACATTGAGGGTGAAGAAGTTGGTAGGATGCATTGTGAGCATCAGTACCATGTGTCCTGCATTAGTGAATGGCTTAGACAGAAGAACTGGTGTCCAATATGCAAAACTTCAGCAATACCTTCAGAGATGGACAAGAGGGGCACATGA